TAAAAAGCAAGTATCAATTGAGTAGCTGGAACATCTTGCAATTCACTTAAATTATATACTAAAAATACTGCTCTAAAGAATGAAAAGAGAAAAATCCAGAACAGGAAGTCGAGAATAAATAAGGTGTAGTTTTTTCTTGTATTTATCATTATTGCACTGAACCTTACTTCCTAAAACATGTAGGAATAACTTTATTAATTTAAGTGTTACTTCCAAAAAATGGTCTTCCATAAAACTATAAAAATTCAGCCAAATAACACTTATCTAATTTGCATATACTTTTCCACTATACAAGCAAAATAACTACCTTTATATGTGCTATGAAAATATCTGCGTCTGTCTATTCCAACAAAACCAAAAACCTACTTGAACTGGTTCGTGAACTAGATACTCACAAGGTTGATTATTTTCATATTGACTGCAACGATTCTCCCTTAGTTTTTGATGACATAAAAAAAATAAAAGAGGCTAGTACTACACCAATTGACTTGCATATAATCTCCAATAATCCGGAGCAGTACTTCGAAAAAGTAAAGCAATTGAAGGTCGAATTACTGACAATTCAATACGAGAACCTGCCCAAACACATTGATTTATCAGGATTCGAGAGCACAAAACTGGGATTAGCAATTACATCCAACACCTCTATAACAGCTTTTGATGAATACGCATCATTTTGCGATTTTATACTTTTTATGACTACCACTCCCGGGCAAAGTGGTGGCGAATTTAATCGAGAAAATTTCAAAAAAATACGCGAGTTCAAATTAAAATATCCTGACAAAAAAATACATGTAGATGGGGGTGTTAATGCAGATATTTCCTTCATACTTCGTAACATGGGCGTGTATTCAAGTGTTTCGGGCTCTTACTTGGTAAATGCCGATGTAATAGGCGGTGCGCTGCACAATATGAGAAATTCTAACTATATCCCAAACACACTGCACGTAAGCGATATGATGATGCCCATTAGCGAATTGCCTGTACTGAACATTACAGATGCTTCGTTTGTTAATATTCTAAAAAGTATTGATAAGTACAATTTAGGCTTTACACTTATTGTAGGCGAAAATAAATTTGAAGGATTAATAAGCAATGCAGATGTTAGAAAGGCATTGATAAAAAAAATAAATAACGTAAATTCAATTGATGTAAATGACCTACTAAACAAAAATCCTATAAAGGTGTATGATGATTTTAGTATTTCTGATATGATTGAATTTATAAAAAACACAAAAAATAATATTTTGTACTTGCCTGTAGTTGACAGGAAAGAAAGGCTGTCCGGAGCAATTACATTTACGAATTTAATTAAAGGAGAATAAGCCGAGCTTCGCTCGGAATTATGAATTAAAAATGCAGAATTAAGAATTTTAAAATTATTCGACACAAGAAACTCGAAACTTATTTATATGATAATTAAACTAAAAAATACTGTTACTGATCAAAAAGCAACAGAAATTGCAAAAGAGCTAAGTGCCTTTATTGTTAAGAATGGCAGCACCAATAACGTTTTGGTAACCCCATCTAAACTAAAAGTTGTTGACGAAAAAATAGCTGATTTAGTAGATGCATCATGGGCTTTTAATGATGATATTCAACTGGCTAGCAGAAGCTACATTCAGGAAACAAGAGAAATAAAAATTTCGGAAAATATAGCAATTGGCGGAAAAACAAATAACACGCTGGTTATAACAGGACCGTGCTCTGTGGAATCGGAAGAGCAAATAGAACAAGCAGCTCAACTATGTGTTAAAATGGGAGTGAAAGTATTGCGTGCAGGCTGCTTTAAACCGCGCACTTCACCTTACACTTTTCAGGGGCTTGGACTAGAAGGCTTGAAACTGCTTGACAAAATGCGTAGCAAGTATGGATTAAAAATTATTAGTGAAATAAAAGACTCAACACATACAAGCGAGATTCTTGAATATGCTGATATCATTCAGGTCGGAGCCAAGGCGATGTATGATCACGGAATTCTACGTGCATGTTCTAAAACTAACAAAACAGTACTTATCAAACGAGGCTTTGGCTCAACACTTCAAGAGTTTGTGCAAGCAGCTGAGTTTGTGCTTTCCGGAGGAAATAACAATGTAATACTGTGCGAAAGAGGAATTCGCACCTTCGAAACCAAAACACGTTTTACCCTTGACTTATGCGGTGTTGCCTACTTAAAAGAGTACGTAAATCTTCCAATTGTAGTTGACCCAAGTCATGCTATTGGCTATGCGTATGGTGTTGCAGATTTATCAAGAGCTGCAGTAGCAATGGGTGTAGATGGATTGCTAATAGAAACGCATCCCAATCCGGCTGTTGCAAAATCGGATGCTTCTCAACAATTAAACTTTGATGAATTTACAGCGATGTACAACACATTTGCGCCTATTGCAAAAGCTGTAGGTAGAAATATTATTTAGCACTTCCCGTATTTAGCTTATAGCCTATACCTTTGATGGTTGTGATACAATTATCACCTAGGCGTTTTCTCAATTTTCTGATGTGAACATCAATTGTTCTATCACCAACAAATATTTCTCCTCCCCATACTACATCCAGTATCGTTTCGCGGTAAAAAACTTTTCCGGGCTTTGATAACAATAGAGACAATAACGCAAACTCCTTTTTAGGAAGAAATACTTCTTTACCATTTTGAATGGCAACAAATCTCTCTTTATCTATTTGAATTAAATTCTTTTCGTCAGAAGAAGGAAGATTATTGTTGTAAACATGCCTATTGAGTAGCGACTTTATTTTATAAACCAACAACAATTCATTTACAGGTACATTGGTGTAATCGTCTGCACCGGCAGCATATGCCTCCATTTGAACATCTTCCTCCAACGTATTTCCTACCAATAGTATTGGAATACTTACATTCACTTTTTTTAATTGAATACACCACTCAAAACCTTTATTGTTATTATTAATATTAGATACAACAACTACTCCAATGGATTTATTTTCCATAATAAAAGTTACTGCGCTTGCAATTTTTTTTGATTGCAGCAAACTTATTTCCTCTGCAACAAGATGTCTGCTGATCATTTGATACAAACTATCTCCTTCTTCTAGAAGTATAATTTTGGTTTGAGAATTATCCATTTAAATTGGAGTGTAGCACGTAGATTTCTAAATTACAGAAAGTATTTAGAAATAGGAATACAATAACGAACCTAGTATGATTTTTATTTTGCGAATTGATTTACTATAAAAAACATAATAGCCGCAAGTCCCGCAGAAACAGGTATTGTAAGCACCCATGCCCAAATAAGGCTAATTGTAACACCCCATCTTACAGCAGATATTCGCTTTGTAACACCCACCCCTACTATAGATCCTGTAATTGTATGCGTAGTACTAACGGGAATTTTGAAATGTTGTGTTGCAAATAACGTTAATGCACCTGCGGTTTCTGCACTAAATCCTTCGAACGGAGTAAGCTTTGTAACTTTTTGCCCCATTGTTTTTACGATTCGCCAACCACCAAACATTGTACCCATTGCAATAGATGTATAACAAACAAAAGGCACCCAACTTGGAATATGCTTAATATCTTCTATTTGTCCGGCTGCTACAAGTGCCGCTGCAATAATTCCAATTACTTTTTGTGCATCGTTGCCTCCATGTCCCAAACTGTATGCAGCAGAAGAAGCAAGCTGCAATCTTCTAAAAATGGAATCTACTTTAGACGGATTTGCTCTTCTGCAAATATTCATAGTTATCATGTGGACAATAATAGACATGAGCATTCCAATGATTGGTGCTAGTACAATAAAGTAAACGGTAGGCATAACTTTGGCCCAATGAATTGCTTCAAACCCACCGGCATTAGCTATTCCGGCACCTGCAAACCCACCAATAAGTGTATGAGAAGAACTAGACGGGATGCCCTTCCACCAGGTAAATAAATTCCAAATAATGGCCGCAATTAATCCGGCACAAACAACCGGAAGTGTAACAAACTCGGCAAATACAGTCTTTGAAACAGTATCCGCAACTTTTAACTCAAAAATCCAGTAGGCTATAAAATTAAATGAAGCTGCCCAAATTACTGCGACAAGAGGTGTTAACACTTTTGTTGATACAACAGTGGCAATTGAGTTTGCCGCATCGTGAAACCCATTTATAAAGTCAAAAATTATGGCTAGAATAATTACAATTATCAAAAGTGTTGTCATAAACGTTAACTACCGCTTGAGTGAATTTTATTAAAACTAAACTATTATGCGTGCTTTACAATAATTGATTCTAAAACATTTGCCGCGTCCTCGCACTTATCGGTCGCTGTTTCTAGCGCAGACAGTATTTCTTTTAATTTAATTATAAGTACAGCATCCTTTTCTGTTTCGAATAAATTAGCTATTGCCATATTAAATACATCATCTGCGTGATTCTCAATACTATTTATACGCACACAAGCTTCTTTAATTTTATGCACATTTTTCTTGTGTTTTAACTCAGACAACGCATTATGTAACTCATGCGCAGATTTATCAATAAGTTCTGCCAGTTTCACAACTGAATCAGGTATCTGTTCGATTTTATACAAATCAATTCTTTTCGCAGAACCATGAATAAAATCTAAAATATCATCAATAGAAGAACCCAATGCATGTATATCTTCTCTATCAAACGGTGTGATAAAATTTGTACTTAGTTCGTTAAATATTTCGTGTGCAATATTGTCTCCTACATGCTCAAGTCGCTCAATTTCTCGGATTAAATCTTTTCTTGTATCTCCATATGGTGTAATAACCATTTTATTCAAAACACTCGACATTTCCACTAAATTACCAGTAGCCTTGGCAAAAAGTTCGAAAAACACTCTATCCTGTGGAATAAATAATTGAATAATGTTGTTAAGTTTCATAGTTCTACTTTTTTTTATCGATTTTTGTTTTGGCTCTGTTGTCATTGTATGTATATTTTGAGCCGCTAAGTAACCCTGTTTATATTTGCATTAAGTTAAGTTAATATTAATTTAATCCTAAGGATCAAAAATTAAATTGTGCTTGAATTCTCATTAATTTGCCTTTTTGCCAGTTATTTTGGGTTGTCATATCCTCAAACCGTCTATCCGAAAAAACATAACTAGTTGTTAATTCAAAATTTTTATGCGGCTGCCACTCCAAACCCATTTCTGTTTCATAAACCTTATAGCTCCTAGCATCTAGTTCATGTTTTTTTCCTCCCTTATAATACTGATACTTTACAAAAGGAAAAAGAAGCTGTTTCTTTAATTTCAACCTATAAATAGCAGTTAAATACCCACCCTCCAATGATTTAGTTTCGATAGAATCTGTTAAATTAGAAAACTGAGGGCCTCTACCAATATTGTATTCTGCTTGAATTCCAAAAGGTTTAGGATACAATACAAAACTTGCAGCCACTCGCTCATCGGCATAGGAAAATCCGGATGCACCTTTTACTTTTACACTCCGATTTTCACTTGTAACAACATATTTTCCTTTGTAAGCCTGTATACCAGGCTCGATTATTTGACCATTGCTAAACTGAAACGGATATGTTAATCTAGCTACAACATGCAGTTCATTATTAGCTTCTGCTTTATTTGCAGTTTGTCCGTTGTATGCTCCTATTGCAAATACGCCATAATCTCCTGAACCCTTTAAGCCACTAGTCACCAA
The sequence above is drawn from the Bacteroidota bacterium genome and encodes:
- a CDS encoding CBS domain-containing protein → MKISASVYSNKTKNLLELVRELDTHKVDYFHIDCNDSPLVFDDIKKIKEASTTPIDLHIISNNPEQYFEKVKQLKVELLTIQYENLPKHIDLSGFESTKLGLAITSNTSITAFDEYASFCDFILFMTTTPGQSGGEFNRENFKKIREFKLKYPDKKIHVDGGVNADISFILRNMGVYSSVSGSYLVNADVIGGALHNMRNSNYIPNTLHVSDMMMPISELPVLNITDASFVNILKSIDKYNLGFTLIVGENKFEGLISNADVRKALIKKINNVNSIDVNDLLNKNPIKVYDDFSISDMIEFIKNTKNNILYLPVVDRKERLSGAITFTNLIKGE
- a CDS encoding bifunctional 3-deoxy-7-phosphoheptulonate synthase/chorismate mutase codes for the protein MIIKLKNTVTDQKATEIAKELSAFIVKNGSTNNVLVTPSKLKVVDEKIADLVDASWAFNDDIQLASRSYIQETREIKISENIAIGGKTNNTLVITGPCSVESEEQIEQAAQLCVKMGVKVLRAGCFKPRTSPYTFQGLGLEGLKLLDKMRSKYGLKIISEIKDSTHTSEILEYADIIQVGAKAMYDHGILRACSKTNKTVLIKRGFGSTLQEFVQAAEFVLSGGNNNVILCERGIRTFETKTRFTLDLCGVAYLKEYVNLPIVVDPSHAIGYAYGVADLSRAAVAMGVDGLLIETHPNPAVAKSDASQQLNFDEFTAMYNTFAPIAKAVGRNII
- a CDS encoding response regulator transcription factor produces the protein MDNSQTKIILLEEGDSLYQMISRHLVAEEISLLQSKKIASAVTFIMENKSIGVVVVSNINNNNKGFEWCIQLKKVNVSIPILLVGNTLEEDVQMEAYAAGADDYTNVPVNELLLVYKIKSLLNRHVYNNNLPSSDEKNLIQIDKERFVAIQNGKEVFLPKKEFALLSLLLSKPGKVFYRETILDVVWGGEIFVGDRTIDVHIRKLRKRLGDNCITTIKGIGYKLNTGSAK
- a CDS encoding inorganic phosphate transporter; translated protein: MTTLLIIVIILAIIFDFINGFHDAANSIATVVSTKVLTPLVAVIWAASFNFIAYWIFELKVADTVSKTVFAEFVTLPVVCAGLIAAIIWNLFTWWKGIPSSSSHTLIGGFAGAGIANAGGFEAIHWAKVMPTVYFIVLAPIIGMLMSIIVHMITMNICRRANPSKVDSIFRRLQLASSAAYSLGHGGNDAQKVIGIIAAALVAAGQIEDIKHIPSWVPFVCYTSIAMGTMFGGWRIVKTMGQKVTKLTPFEGFSAETAGALTLFATQHFKIPVSTTHTITGSIVGVGVTKRISAVRWGVTISLIWAWVLTIPVSAGLAAIMFFIVNQFAK
- a CDS encoding DUF47 family protein → MKLNNIIQLFIPQDRVFFELFAKATGNLVEMSSVLNKMVITPYGDTRKDLIREIERLEHVGDNIAHEIFNELSTNFITPFDREDIHALGSSIDDILDFIHGSAKRIDLYKIEQIPDSVVKLAELIDKSAHELHNALSELKHKKNVHKIKEACVRINSIENHADDVFNMAIANLFETEKDAVLIIKLKEILSALETATDKCEDAANVLESIIVKHA
- a CDS encoding porin; protein product: MLSVKKKVNLRLIVLVVVLFVFAIKAHGAKDSLLLKSDEKKKSWYELISLRGYAQIRYNRLFETNEKLKCEQCDKSWGENGGVFLRRARLIFSGNVHDRVYIYIQPDLVVSASSTNLHFLQLRDLYFDLALDKKKQYRIRIGQSKVPYGFENMQSSQNRISFDRADPTNSAVANERDLGVFFYFAPQKIRERFADLVTSGLKGSGDYGVFAIGAYNGQTANKAEANNELHVVARLTYPFQFSNGQIIEPGIQAYKGKYVVTSENRSVKVKGASGFSYADERVAASFVLYPKPFGIQAEYNIGRGPQFSNLTDSIETKSLEGGYLTAIYRLKLKKQLLFPFVKYQYYKGGKKHELDARSYKVYETEMGLEWQPHKNFELTTSYVFSDRRFEDMTTQNNWQKGKLMRIQAQFNF